The following are encoded in a window of Candidatus Fluviicola riflensis genomic DNA:
- a CDS encoding (2Fe-2S)-binding protein, whose translation MKREKLFFDDQQTSGNNTPIWMLKPVENAFKPLYRDLETDVLVVGGGVAGLMTAYQLLDSGKSVVLVEDGEIGSGETGRTSAHLTYSLDTQYAELVSRMGEEQTRLIGDAHKTAIDWIENLVKREKIECHFKRVDGYLFAHPTDDESILDKEYEVTNRIGLKTDLLETVPGFLKDRKQRCLRVPHQAQFHVLLFLNGLANAVARKGGNIFIRSKAKEFTENSAIVNGFKVTAKQLVIATNTPVAGPLITHTKQWPYRTYAIAAKIPKGSIDHALWWDTGDKDVPWVQKPYHYVRIEEGTEQHDYLIVGGEDYRTGQEDREEIPAEIRYKRLETWARAHFPLIIGIAAKWSGQVINTVDGCGFIGKNPGSETTFIITGDSGNGITNAAIGAQLITDLIHGKENKWTAAFDPSRSVMLHAPGDYLKEVGNMVRQYAEWLMPGDQKTMEELKRGEGAVLREGLKKIAVYRDENDQLHTCTAVCPHLGAIVQWNADEKTFDCPAHGSRFSALGEVINGPSNGNLGEKDV comes from the coding sequence ATGAAGCGAGAGAAACTATTTTTTGATGATCAGCAAACTTCAGGAAACAATACACCGATCTGGATGCTGAAGCCTGTTGAAAATGCATTTAAACCATTATACAGGGATCTGGAAACCGATGTGCTGGTCGTTGGTGGCGGTGTGGCGGGATTAATGACTGCGTATCAGTTGCTTGATTCAGGCAAAAGCGTAGTGCTTGTTGAAGACGGTGAAATTGGAAGTGGTGAAACCGGGCGAACTTCAGCGCATCTGACTTATTCGCTTGATACACAATATGCTGAACTTGTATCGCGCATGGGAGAAGAGCAGACTCGATTGATTGGTGATGCGCATAAAACGGCAATCGATTGGATCGAAAACCTGGTGAAACGCGAAAAGATCGAATGTCATTTCAAACGGGTTGATGGTTACCTTTTTGCGCATCCGACAGATGATGAATCGATCCTGGATAAGGAATACGAAGTAACCAATAGGATCGGATTGAAAACGGATCTTCTTGAAACAGTTCCCGGTTTTTTAAAAGACCGTAAGCAGCGTTGTCTTCGTGTTCCACATCAGGCACAATTCCATGTATTGCTGTTCCTGAATGGGCTGGCAAACGCGGTTGCCCGTAAAGGTGGGAATATTTTTATCCGGTCAAAAGCAAAAGAATTTACGGAAAACAGCGCCATCGTAAATGGATTTAAAGTGACGGCAAAACAGCTTGTAATTGCAACCAATACACCTGTTGCCGGCCCTTTGATCACACATACCAAGCAATGGCCCTATAGAACGTACGCCATCGCTGCAAAAATTCCGAAAGGAAGCATTGACCACGCACTTTGGTGGGACACAGGCGACAAGGATGTACCCTGGGTGCAAAAACCATATCATTATGTACGCATCGAAGAAGGCACTGAGCAACACGATTATTTAATTGTCGGCGGAGAAGATTACCGCACCGGACAGGAAGATCGTGAAGAAATTCCTGCCGAAATCCGTTATAAGCGACTAGAAACCTGGGCGAGAGCTCACTTTCCTTTGATCATAGGTATTGCGGCCAAATGGTCAGGACAGGTAATCAATACCGTAGACGGTTGTGGTTTTATCGGTAAAAACCCGGGAAGTGAAACAACCTTCATTATCACCGGCGATTCGGGCAACGGGATCACGAATGCTGCCATTGGTGCGCAATTGATTACTGATTTGATTCACGGAAAGGAAAATAAGTGGACAGCAGCTTTCGATCCTTCACGAAGCGTTATGCTTCATGCTCCGGGCGATTACCTCAAAGAAGTCGGAAATATGGTGCGCCAGTACGCAGAATGGCTCATGCCCGGCGATCAGAAAACGATGGAAGAACTTAAGCGGGGAGAAGGAGCCGTATTGCGCGAAGGTTTAAAGAAAATAGCCGTTTACCGGGATGAGAACGACCAATTGCACACCTGTACTGCGGTTTGTCCGCACCTGGGAGCAATTGTGCAATGG
- a CDS encoding sugar hydrolase gives MTMRLTLFFILLLQLNTYHAQENLVKYVKPIIGTEKMGHTYPGATVPFGAVQLSPETDTISYELNGKYNGEVYKYCAGYKYEDKTIVGFSHTHLSGTGHSDLGDFLIMPTQGKLQLNPGTASDTKSGYRSAFSHANETAEAGYYKVKLDDHNILAEMTTTTRVGMHQYTFPKSDESHIIFDLMSGIYNYDDKNVWTYVRVVNDTLITGYRQTNGWARTRTVYFALSFSKPFMHYGQKKNDAKQPYRGFWGKFDQTDNFPEMAGKKLCLYFDFKTEEGEKIKLKFALSSVSQENAVENMQSEIRDWDFERVKNDAQQLWNTELNKIKINASEDTKVNFYTAMYHTFISPTVYTDVSGEYRGLDQDNHVAEGFTNYSTFSIWDTYRALHPFFNIVQPSRNNDMVKSMMVHYDQSALHMLPIWSHYSNDNWCMSGYHSVSVIADAVVKGVYNGDPNEALEACITTAKHRNYEGIGLYMDRGFIPAENSGISVSNTLEYAYDDWCIAQLAKKLNRQDVYDEFITRSGNWQNNFNASSGFMQPKLADGTFKPTFDAMSTSGQGFIEGNSWNYSFFVPHNPAELIIKMGGENRFTKRLDSLFSMELPDSFFAETEDITREGIIGGYVHGNEPAHHVAYLYNWTNQPWKTQFQVRKIMNMQYKPTSDGLGGNDDCGQMSAWYIFSALGFYPVSPGSTQYALGSPLVNNAVITLENGETFTVEVINQKAANVYVQKVLLNGKPLPTLFIDHSDITSGSKLTFYMGSKPKK, from the coding sequence ATGACTATGAGATTAACGCTATTCTTTATTTTGTTGCTTCAGCTGAATACTTATCACGCGCAGGAAAACCTGGTGAAATACGTAAAACCGATTATCGGTACCGAAAAAATGGGGCATACGTATCCGGGAGCAACTGTACCGTTTGGAGCGGTGCAGCTGAGTCCTGAAACGGATACGATTTCGTATGAATTGAACGGGAAATACAACGGAGAAGTTTATAAATACTGCGCGGGATATAAATATGAAGACAAAACAATCGTCGGTTTCAGCCACACGCACCTCAGCGGAACCGGGCATTCTGACCTCGGTGATTTTTTAATCATGCCCACGCAGGGAAAATTGCAGTTGAATCCCGGCACAGCATCCGACACCAAAAGCGGTTATCGTTCTGCCTTTTCGCATGCCAATGAAACTGCAGAAGCGGGTTATTACAAAGTGAAACTCGACGACCACAACATTCTCGCTGAAATGACCACCACCACACGCGTTGGAATGCATCAGTACACGTTTCCGAAATCGGATGAAAGCCACATTATTTTTGATCTGATGTCGGGGATTTACAACTACGATGACAAGAATGTGTGGACCTATGTTCGCGTGGTGAACGATACGCTGATCACCGGTTACCGTCAAACAAATGGCTGGGCAAGAACCAGAACCGTTTATTTTGCACTATCGTTTTCAAAACCGTTTATGCATTACGGACAGAAAAAGAACGACGCCAAACAACCGTACAGGGGATTTTGGGGGAAATTTGATCAAACCGATAATTTTCCGGAAATGGCAGGGAAGAAGTTGTGCCTGTACTTTGATTTTAAAACAGAAGAAGGAGAGAAAATCAAGCTGAAATTCGCGCTGTCGTCTGTGAGCCAGGAAAATGCAGTGGAAAACATGCAATCTGAAATCAGGGATTGGGATTTTGAACGTGTAAAAAACGACGCGCAGCAACTGTGGAATACCGAACTAAACAAAATCAAGATCAACGCTTCGGAAGATACGAAGGTGAATTTCTACACCGCCATGTACCACACGTTTATCAGTCCGACGGTTTATACGGATGTAAGCGGAGAATACCGTGGGTTGGACCAGGACAATCATGTAGCTGAGGGTTTCACCAATTACAGCACGTTTTCGATTTGGGACACGTACCGTGCGTTGCACCCATTCTTCAATATCGTTCAACCTTCGCGGAACAATGATATGGTGAAATCGATGATGGTACATTATGATCAAAGCGCGCTGCACATGTTGCCCATCTGGTCGCATTATTCGAATGATAATTGGTGTATGAGTGGTTATCACAGCGTTTCAGTTATTGCGGATGCAGTGGTGAAAGGTGTTTACAATGGCGATCCGAACGAAGCGCTGGAAGCCTGCATTACCACAGCCAAACATCGAAATTACGAAGGAATTGGTTTGTATATGGATCGCGGATTTATTCCGGCGGAAAACAGCGGGATTTCCGTTTCCAATACCCTGGAATATGCTTACGACGATTGGTGTATCGCGCAATTGGCTAAAAAACTCAACCGGCAGGATGTGTACGACGAGTTTATCACACGATCAGGCAATTGGCAAAATAATTTTAATGCGTCATCAGGATTTATGCAACCGAAACTGGCTGACGGTACCTTTAAACCAACTTTTGATGCGATGTCGACCAGTGGTCAAGGCTTCATTGAAGGCAACAGCTGGAATTACAGCTTTTTTGTACCACACAATCCGGCTGAATTAATTATTAAAATGGGTGGTGAAAATAGGTTTACAAAACGCCTGGATTCGCTGTTCTCGATGGAATTACCCGATTCCTTTTTCGCGGAAACCGAAGATATTACACGCGAAGGAATCATTGGTGGTTATGTGCATGGAAACGAACCGGCGCATCACGTTGCTTACCTGTACAACTGGACAAATCAACCGTGGAAAACGCAGTTCCAGGTGAGGAAAATCATGAACATGCAGTACAAACCGACATCAGATGGTTTGGGAGGCAACGACGATTGCGGACAAATGAGTGCATGGTATATTTTCTCGGCTTTAGGATTTTATCCGGTTTCGCCGGGTTCAACCCAATACGCACTTGGATCGCCTTTGGTTAACAACGCTGTGATTACCCTGGAAAACGGAGAAACATTTACGGTAGAGGTAATTAACCAAAAAGCTGCAAATGTCTATGTGCAAAAAGTGCTTTTGAACGGAAAACCGTTGCCAACGTTGTTTATTGACCATAGCGATATTACAAGTGGTAGTAAATTGACGTTTTATATGGGTTCCAAACCGAAGAAGTAA
- the gap gene encoding type I glyceraldehyde-3-phosphate dehydrogenase — protein sequence MAEKLRVGVNGFGRIGRYFTRLCLERSDIEVVVVNDLAPIGTLSHLLKYDSIHGRLKQSFTIEGDVLTTDNQRSIRFTQYKSPADIPWADLGVDMVIESTGLFLTKEKAEQHLVGGAKKVILSAPSEGEDILNIVMGVNDDRLSAADIIVSNASCTTNSAAPLIAVMREISEIESAYITTIHSYTTDQRLHDSPHKDLRRARAAAMSIVPTTTGAAKALSRIFPELDGLIGGCGMRVPVPDGSLTDLTLIVHNPVSVETINKAFLDASNGPLKNYLRYTADPIVSVDIVGDSNSCIFDSDLTSVVGNMVKVVGWYDNEAGYSNRLVDLAIKMGNLG from the coding sequence ATGGCAGAAAAATTAAGAGTAGGAGTAAACGGATTTGGCAGAATCGGGCGTTATTTTACACGCTTGTGTTTGGAGCGTTCAGACATCGAAGTGGTTGTGGTAAACGATCTGGCACCCATCGGAACGTTGTCACATTTACTTAAATACGATAGTATTCATGGCCGGTTGAAGCAATCCTTTACCATCGAAGGCGATGTACTCACCACCGATAATCAACGATCAATCCGATTTACCCAATACAAATCTCCCGCTGATATTCCATGGGCTGATTTGGGAGTAGATATGGTCATAGAATCAACCGGATTATTTCTGACAAAAGAAAAAGCCGAACAACATTTGGTTGGCGGCGCGAAGAAAGTCATTTTAAGCGCTCCATCAGAAGGCGAAGACATTCTCAATATCGTAATGGGGGTGAACGATGATCGTCTTTCCGCAGCGGATATTATAGTGAGTAATGCTTCCTGTACCACCAATTCTGCCGCGCCATTGATCGCGGTAATGCGTGAGATCTCTGAAATTGAAAGCGCTTACATTACTACCATTCACAGTTATACTACTGATCAGCGTTTGCACGATAGTCCGCATAAAGACTTGCGCAGAGCACGTGCGGCTGCTATGTCTATCGTTCCGACTACAACCGGTGCTGCCAAAGCATTATCACGTATTTTTCCTGAATTAGATGGTTTGATCGGTGGCTGCGGTATGCGCGTTCCGGTTCCGGATGGTTCACTCACGGATCTTACACTGATTGTTCACAATCCTGTTTCGGTCGAAACGATCAACAAAGCATTTTTGGATGCCTCAAACGGTCCGTTGAAAAATTACCTGCGTTACACCGCTGATCCGATTGTATCGGTTGATATTGTTGGGGATTCCAATTCCTGTATTTTCGATAGTGACCTCACTTCGGTGGTAGGAAATATGGTGAAAGTTGTGGGTTGGTACGATAATGAAGCCGGATATTCGAACAGATTGGTTGATTTAGCCATAAAAATGGGTAACTTGGGTTAA